The following proteins come from a genomic window of Nicotiana tomentosiformis chromosome 12, ASM39032v3, whole genome shotgun sequence:
- the LOC104087797 gene encoding 2-alkenal reductase (NADP(+)-dependent)-like yields the protein MAAERVVEVKNKQVLFKDYVRGFPKESDMCITTEKTISLKVPEGTKGVVVKNLYLSCDPYMRNLMNKSEIDGFFSSYSPGSPITGFGVAKVIDSRDPNLKNGDLVWGTTGWEEYTFIKEPASALFKIEHTDVPLSYYTGILGMSGITAYAGFHEVAKAKKGEKVFVSAASGAVGQLVGQFAKLMGCYVVGCAGSTHKVDLLKHKFGYDNAFNYKEEHDLDAALKRYFPEGIDIYFENIGGKMLDAVLLNMRNFGRIAVCGMISQYNLENPEGVKNLMEIIYKRVRIKGFLYFDYLPQYSKVLEIILPLIREGKMKYIEDIVEGLENGPAALVAIFSGRNIGKQVIKVAQE from the exons ATGGCAGCCGAGAGAGTTGTAGAGGTTAAGAACAAGCAGGTGTTGTTTAAAGATTACGTGAGAGGTTTCCCTAAAGAATCAGATATGTGTATAACTACAGAGAAAACAATAAGTTTAAAAGTCCCAGAAGGAACAAAGGGAGTTGTTGTTAAGAATCTCTACTTATCTTGTGATCCTTACATGCGTAACCTCATGAACAAATCTGAGATTGATGGCTTCTTCAGTTCTTACTCCCCTGGTTCT CCAATTACAGGATTTGGAGTAGCTAAAGTGATTGACTCAAGGGATCCAAACTTAAAGAATGGTGACTTAGTATGGGGAACAACTGGCTGGGAAGAATACACTTTCATAAAAGAACCTGCTAGTGCTCTTTTCAAAATTGAACATACTGATGTACCTCTTTCCTACTATACAGGAATCCTTG GGATGAGTGGTATAACGGCTTATGCTGGATTTCATGAAGTTGCTAAAGCAAAGAAAGGAGAGAAAGTATTTGTATCGGCGGCATCGGGTGCAGTTGGGCAGCTTGTTGGTCAATTTGCTAAATTGATGGGTTGCTATGTTGTTGGATGTGCTGGGAGTACTCACAAA GTTGATCTATTAAAGCACAAGTTTGGATATGATAATGCTTTCAATTACAAAGAAGAGCATGATCTAGATGCTGCATTGAAGAG ATACTTTCCTGAAGGGATTGATATCTACTTTGAAAATATTGGGGGAAAGATGCTGGATGCTGTGCTTCTAAACATGAGAAATTTTGGTCGAATTGCTGTGTGTGGAATGATCTCCCAATACAATCTAGAAAATCCAGAAGGGGTTAAAAATTTGATGGAAATTATTTATAAGCGTGTCCGAATTAAAGGATTCCTTTACTTTGACTACTTACCTCAATACTCAAAGGTTTTAGAAATTATATTGCCTCTTATCagagaagggaaaatgaaatatattgaagacATAGTTGAAGGTCTCGAAAATGGCCCTGCTGCACTTGTGGCAATTTTCAGTGGTCGCAACATTGGAAAACAAGTGATTAAAGTTGCTCAAGAGTGA
- the LOC138902446 gene encoding uncharacterized protein: MDALTHHIQGEVPWCMLFVDDIVLIDKTQGNVNGRLEGDGEIDGDVMHRIGVGWMKWRLASGVVCDKNMPPNLKGKFYRAVVRPAMLYVAECWPVKNSHIQKMKVEEIRMLRWMCGNTRLDKFRNEDIRE, translated from the exons atggacgcactgacacaccatattcaaggagaggtgccatggtgtatgttgtttgttgatgatatagttctgattgataaGACGCAAGGCAACGTTAATGGGAGACTGGAG GGAGATGGGGAGATCGACGGGGATGTTATGCACCGtattggggtggggtggatgaaatggaggttagcgtcTGGAGTTGTGTGTGACAAGAATATGCCACCGAATCTCAAAGgcaagttctatagagcggtggttagacctgCCATGTTGTACGTGGCTGAGTGCTGGCCAGTCAAAaattcacatatccagaagatgaaagtagaagaaataaggatgttgagatggatgtgtgggaaCACTAGGCTGGATAAgtttaggaatgaagatattcgggagtgA